The region TACCCGGCGTCGCGCAGCAACTCGTCGACGCGCGCCACGACGATGCCGGCGCGGGACGCGGGAGAAGGACTGCCGGAAATAACCAGAATGGAGGACATGGCTCGCTGACACCTTCCCGAAAAGGCTCGGACTACGAGATAAAATCGGTCAGCGTCAACAGATTGCGGCGGCGGTGCGACCGTAGTCCACGTGCCGACGGCGGGTAAGTCCCCCGATTCCTGCCATGTTTTTCAGTAGAGCAGTTCGTTCCACATCACGACAAGGTTTCGGGCTCCTGGTTCCACAGCCTGGGACGCGTCCGGCTATGCTGGCGGCGCGGATGAGTCGGCAGGGCGGCCGCGTCGGCGGACTTCACGTCTGCCGCCGAGGAAAGTCCGGACTCCACAGGGCAGGGTGGTTGTCAACGGCAACCAGGGGCGACCCTCGGGACAGTGCCACAGAGAACAGACCGCCCCGGCGCGAGTCGGGGTAAGGGTGAAACGGTGGTGTAAGAGACCACCAGCGCCCCCGGTGACGGGGGCGGCTCGGTAAACCCCACCCGGAGCAAGGCCAAGAGGGCGCTTCGGCGCCTGCGCAGGCGATCGAGGGCGGCCCGCCCGATGCCTGCGGGTAGGCCGCACGAGCCTGTCGGCGACGGCAGGCCGAGATGGATGGCCGCCCACCGGGACCGCCGCGAGGCGCCCGGGGACAGAATCCGGCTTACATGCCGGCTCATCCGCGCCCCCGGTTCGGCACCCCGCACGGGGGTTGCCGCGCCGAGCACCCGTCGCGCGGCCGAACGTCGGGCCCGCCGGGGCCGACCGCCCTAGCCGGGAATCGGCCGAAAACGGGCGAAGGGCACACTGATCCGCCTATAGATCCCTTGGGCCCCAACGGTGTTACAGAAGTGACGCCGTTCGAGTGGTCATCGGTATCAGGCCGTACGCGGCCTCGTCCTCCAGCCGAACCGCGGGCCCTGCCCCGCGTTCACGAGGAGGAGGAAACCCATGTCAGCCACCAAGCGGGCCGCCACCTGGCTCGCCTTGACCGGACTGGTCGGCGCGGCGGCCGTCACCAGCACGGTCACCGCGTCGGCCGCGTCGGTCGAACTGCCGGTCTACGCGGTCCGCAGTGCCGGGCTCAGCCTGGAGCAGGCGACGGCGTTACAGCGGGCGTTCGGCCTGAAGAGCGTCGAACGCGACCAGGACGGCTCCGTGTCGTTCACCGACGAGGCCACCTACCTGAAGGTCCCGGGCCTGGACAAGGGCGCCGGCAGACCCGACGAGGACGGACTGCCCACCCACGAGACCCAGCTCGACGTCGAGGCGCTCAAGCAGTTGCGGGCCGTCCCGACCGACGTGGCCGTGAAGAAGGTCCAGGAAGCCCTGCGCGGGGCCGGGCTGCTGCCCGCCAACGCCGTGGCCTCCGCCACCAACACCACGTTCGACGTGGTCGGCACGGACGGCAGCGTCGTCGTGTCGGCCCCGCTGGACACCGCGGTGTCGTTCGCGTTCTCCCTCGACGGCATCCCGCTGGAGGGCGGCGGTGCCAAGGTCCGGGTCGCGCTCGACGGCCAGGGCGCGGTCTCCGGGCTCGTCTACAGCACGCGGGACCTGGTCAAGGTCGGCACCGTGAAGTCGCTCGACCTGACCGAGGCCCGCACGCGCTGCGCCAAGGTGTTCGCGGCGGACACCCAGATCACGGGCGTGTCCTACGCCTACGACGCTCCCGCGCTGTCGGAGAAGCCGACCAGGCTGGAGCCGAGCATCCGGTGCGCGGGCACCGACCCGAACGGCGCGACCGTGCAGCCGGTGACGCTGCCCGCCGCGGTGGACGGCAAGCTGCCCGAGCCCGGCCCGACCCAGCCGCCGCGCACCGAGACCGGTGGCGGCGTGTCCGCGCAGTGGATCCCCCGGATCGACGTCGGCAGCGAGGGCACCGGCCGGTGCGCCGGCCTGCCGTGGACCGCGAACGACGTCAACGGGTTCAACAACCAGTTCACCAGCCGGGGCATCCCGGTGCAGTACAGCTGGCTGGACCAGAACGCGTGGGAGCGCGACTTCAAGGACCCGGCCTTCGCCGGCGGCTGGGACCAGCTCTACGCCGACGACGTGGACCTGAGCTACTGGCACGGCCGCGGCTCGCCCACCGGCTTCTCCTTCGCCGGGTGCAGCAGCAACACC is a window of Saccharothrix espanaensis DSM 44229 DNA encoding:
- a CDS encoding DUF6345 domain-containing protein, encoding MSATKRAATWLALTGLVGAAAVTSTVTASAASVELPVYAVRSAGLSLEQATALQRAFGLKSVERDQDGSVSFTDEATYLKVPGLDKGAGRPDEDGLPTHETQLDVEALKQLRAVPTDVAVKKVQEALRGAGLLPANAVASATNTTFDVVGTDGSVVVSAPLDTAVSFAFSLDGIPLEGGGAKVRVALDGQGAVSGLVYSTRDLVKVGTVKSLDLTEARTRCAKVFAADTQITGVSYAYDAPALSEKPTRLEPSIRCAGTDPNGATVQPVTLPAAVDGKLPEPGPTQPPRTETGGGVSAQWIPRIDVGSEGTGRCAGLPWTANDVNGFNNQFTSRGIPVQYSWLDQNAWERDFKDPAFAGGWDQLYADDVDLSYWHGRGSPTGFSFAGCSSNTDTFLSNRDARWGNRDLEWISLFTASILQTSAGGQNWAQRWGRAFNGLHQINSFETVSYHHASHGARYGNYLLRNRPAPMKVRDAWAQASIDTQPPWVRWATMGPIGYSWIANYNDYFWNKGPVGPDTLPTVGFWRISGWS